One Cryptomeria japonica chromosome 9, Sugi_1.0, whole genome shotgun sequence genomic window carries:
- the LOC131038819 gene encoding flavonol synthase/flavanone 3-hydroxylase, whose product MASIAEHYVQNLTQVPQEFLVLQGKERPLFERGVFEELPLVDMSEHPEQINQKISAACQEWGFFQVVNHGIPLDVVENARKAARGFFELPFEEKMKSARDEGKTDQIAGYGRTEGFRGQHTDWMDSLYAFLAPHSLKAPHLWPSTPTDYRETIEELGKESNKLMMHLLSIISEDLGMPTEGLGKEFSGYNLFYRANYYPPCPHPDKVLGTHAHTDHGAITILVQDNVCDGLQVEKKSGGWISVAPLPGALVINLGESLVKVSRGKYRIALHRGVLTNKTTAMTLVLHLDRPLSLPSN is encoded by the exons ATGGCGAGCATAGCAGAGCATTATGTTCAGAACCTCACTCAAGTGCCTCAGGAGTTTCTTGTTCTTCAAGGCAAAGAGAGGCCCTTGTTTGAGCGTGGTGTGTTTGAGGAGCTGCCCTTAGTTGACATGAGTGAGCATCCCGAGCAAATAAACCAGAAAATTTCTGCTGCTTGTCAGGAATGGGGATTCTTCCAG GTCGTGAATCATGGTATTCCTCTAGATGTGGtggagaatgcaaggaaagcagcAAGAGGCTTCTTTGAGCTTCCATTTGAGGAAAAAATGAAATCGGCTCGAGATGAAGGGAAAACAGATCAGATTGCTGGTTATGGACGTACAGAGGGCTTCAGAGGGCAGCATACTGATTGGATGGATTCACTCTATGCCTTCCTTGCTCCTCATTCACTCAAAGCTCCGCATCTGTGGCCCTCAACGCCCACAGACTATAG AGAAACAATAGAAGAGCTTGGAAAGGAATCTAACAAGCTTATGATGCATTTGCTTAGTATAATATCTGAAGATTTGGGGATGCCAACTGAGGGTCTGGGCAAGGAATTTTCAGGCTACAATCTTTTCTACAGGGCGAATTATTATCCGCCATGCCCACATCCAGATAAGGTGCTGGGCACTCATGCACACACAGACCATGGTGCAATTACTATTCTTGTTCAAGATAATGTGTGTGATGGCTTACAAGTTGAGAAAAAAAGTGGGGGTTGGATCTCTGTTGCTCCTCTTCCTGGTGCTCTTGTTATCAATCTGGGCGAGTCCCTTGTG AAAGTGAGTAGAGGTAAGTACAGAATTGCTCTGCACAGGGGTGTGTTGACAAACAAAACTACAGCCATGACACTTGTGCTTCACTTGGATCGTCCACTCAGTCTTCCTTCTAATTAG